Within the Aspergillus luchuensis IFO 4308 DNA, chromosome 5, nearly complete sequence genome, the region TTCCACCACATGGTTGCACGCGCAAAGAGTGAATTTGAGAGATGCTATCCTCCTCGATATTATCTTGCCTACCTGAAAAATCATCCACATTAGAAACATTCTAGAAAATTTCTCGATTTGTGAGTCATTACTGATGTCATTAGCGTCTGTCGGGCAAACATGATCATCGCCCTAACGATCTCAGCTGCGCCCCGTGGCTGGGGATTTCTATATATGAAACACCTCGCTTTTCGCCACTTCCAGTGGTTTTTCGatgtatttattatctacttCGCTGTTGAATCTGACTTCCATTGACCGCATGGttctcatctttctcccttcATTGGAATTTGTTTTTTCAATGTTGACAAATTGCCGTCACGAATCCTCCGCTTGTCCTTAATCCTCATAAACTCCACCGCCAAGGCCAGCTAGATCTATACccgcagcttctccacccACCGGAAATATCACCCCAATACCCAGCAACATCGAGTCAACGTTGTATATCTCACTCCTGAACCAGTAACAATGGGAGGCCTCCAATTCCCACCCGGCATCGACGCAGACGATATGATCGGACAAGGGAAAAGCGGAATAGCAGCGCTAGATTCCAAAACAAAGCTCGTCATAAAATTCCCATACGACACAGACGCGGGACGGGCTGAATGCGCTCACGAGAAGGAAATATATGAGCGCTTAGAGCGCTCGCCTCTCCCACGACCATCATCCCTCTTAAAGTACTACGGCTCCACAGAGCACGGGATCCTCCTAGAATACGCAAAGAACGGTACATTGCGGAGATAGTCATACGGGTTCGATTATGGGATCCCACTCCCTATGATTCTCCGCTTTGCGAAACAAGCAGCGTAGGCATTGCAGTTTATTTACGAGAACGGGGTAGCTCatggtgatgttgattgtGTGAGCTTTTATGTGGACGAGTTACTGGACCTGAAGGTCGGAGATTTTACTCGATCAACCGATGCTACGCCACAGGCTATGAAGAAGGATATTTCGGATTTCGGCTCGGCTATT harbors:
- a CDS encoding uncharacterized protein (COG:T;~EggNog:ENOG410PXP6;~InterPro:IPR011009); this encodes MGGLQFPPGIDADDMIGQGKSGIAALDSKTKLVIKFPYDTDAGRAECAHEKEIYERLERSPLPRPSSLLKYYGSTEHGILLEYAKNAHGDVDCVSFYVDELLDLKVGDFTRSTDATPQAMKKDISDFGSAIYYLVTSQYPYPGMTDKQIEERFQRKECPDLTDVQLKSIIYPCWAGHYGSFEEVLVDVKEHIRLL